The following are encoded in a window of Magnolia sinica isolate HGM2019 chromosome 11, MsV1, whole genome shotgun sequence genomic DNA:
- the LOC131218304 gene encoding uncharacterized protein LOC131218304 produces the protein MGDERHSCVRTYGLGPSPSDIWGTTSHSVQSQGMTSDAQKIDEQYEELHPEISSLRETMADRDAQISSLRETMANRDVQISSLRETMTTLMAAITNPSINLATLLGVSANPNLNQPSSSSSHLVPTPQRDLANKGNSTSCTNVTQVLLKSIVRHGDTVAKGTVLSTDPLTKVGEQKLGVGFWEVSVQVAMVRDEDLIRTHGRYKTIGDAIGTSIAWPTTLCMVADRNG, from the exons ATGGGTGACGAACGACATAGCTGTGTCCGCACGTACGGGTTAGGTCCCTCTCCTTCCGATATATGGGGCACAACATCCCACAGTGTCCAGTCCCAAGGGATGACCTCCGATGCTCAGAAGATAGATGAACAATATGAGGAATTGCATCCTGAAATATCTTCCCTAAGAGAAACTATGGCTGATAGAGATGCTCAAATATCTTCACTAAGAGAAACTATGGCTAATAGAGATGTTCAAATATCTTCACTGAGAGAAACTATGACAACATTGATGGCTGCCATAACGAATCCAAGCATTAATCTAGCTACATTATTAGGTGTTTCAGCTAATCCCAACTTGAaccaaccctcctcatcatcaagccACTTGGTTCCAACCCCTCAG AGAGACTTGGCGAATAAGGGGAATTCTACAAGCTGCACTAATGTGACTCAAGTTCTTCTTAAGAGTATTGTAAGGCATGGGGATACTGTAGCTAAAGGAACTGTTTTGAGCACGGATCCATTGACAAAAGTAGGGGAGCAAAAACTTGGAGTTGGTTTCTGGGAAGTATCTGTTCAAGTGGCAATGGTACGTGATGAGGATTTGATAAGGACCCATGGACGATATAAAACAATTGGGGATGCAATTGGAACGAGTATTGCTTGGCCCACTACTTTATGTAtg
- the LOC131218062 gene encoding uncharacterized protein LOC131218062, with the protein MKRARSKRMTRLPISLMIGGINQPQLPETNVGPSQPQLPQPIAGPSQHQPSPATSGPVQPLLPESTAGPSHPQLPLPTAGLSQSLPQDPHQTIDSLEDTSSDLLFTKRRSRGPTRCHQVWNMREGQHIFITTNNLGQPVNENVSKLTNFLGTIARNGDYAPLTYSNWRVVPNEKKDDMYELVMSKFQFDKEIKSWVLMSIGKKWRDWKCELKKFHYSPHDNDEAWLADLNERVHIDQWKALIEFWNSEEGKARYKINMENQRKQRIGHVAGTKSFARIREEETQEWDACG; encoded by the exons ATGAAACGTGCTCGTTCTAAACGCATGACTAGGCTACCGATAAGCCTTATGATTGGTGGCATCAATCAGCCTCAGCTACCTGAGACTAATGTGGGTCCCTCTCAGCCTCAGTTGCCCCAGCCTATAGCGGGTCCCTCCCAGCATCAGCCTTCCCCAGCTACATCGGGTCCAGTCCAGCCTTTGTTGCCCGAGTCTACAGCGGGTCCTTCTCATCCCCAGCTTCCCCTGCCTACGGCGGGTCTCTCCCAGAGTTTGCCTCAGGATCCACACCAGACAATTGATTCATTAGAGGATACTTCTAGTG ATTTGTTGTTCACGAAGAGAAGGAGTCGAGGCCCCACACGATGCCATCAAGTTTGGAACATGCGTGAAGGGCAACACATTTTTATTACCACCAACAATCTAGGGCAGCCCGTTaatgaaaatgttagcaagctgACAAACTTTTTGGGGACAATAGCACGTAATGGGGATTACGCACCCCTTACATATTCTAATTGGAGGGTAGTACCAAACGAAAAGAAGGATGATATGTACGAACTTGTCATG TCCAAGTTTCAGTTTGACAAAGAGATTAAATCTTGGGTGTTGATGTCGATTGGAAAAAAATGGAGGGACTGGAAGTGCGAACTGAAGAAATTCCACTACTCGCCTCATGATAATGATGAGGCATGGCTAGCAGACCTCAATGAGCGTGTCCATATAGATCAGTGGAAGGCCCTTATTGAGTTTTGGAACTCTGAAGAGGGAAAG GCCCGTTATAAGATAAATATGGAAAATCAGAGAAAACAACGCATTGGCCACGTTGCAGGCACAAAGAGCTTTGCGCGAATACGTGAAGAAgag ACACAAGAATGGGATGCCTGTGGATGA